One window from the genome of Alosa alosa isolate M-15738 ecotype Scorff River chromosome 15, AALO_Geno_1.1, whole genome shotgun sequence encodes:
- the tiam1b gene encoding rho guanine nucleotide exchange factor TIAM1 isoform X2: MFEDAVQEAAKDDEAPVKSLPRHNTEHDIWASDHLTPSWVCLPNDQPVLAIIQPGESALDALESICKAHQLDATKHYLRLKFLIENQVQFYIPKPEEDVYDLLYKEIELCSKIKKVVQFDRDESCMIGYGFSISVVEEDGVQQLYITDVRAGGLAFAKGLNAGDEILQLNGKPSSSLTFADMKVAFSQASLALTVSALPPVERRQLCYLPPRRSDAADELCTDIFSQSQEEILDDGVGLILETSGDSLDDDSEIFSESDDFGKSTEQVAAFCRSLHDMNPSECATSSSPSPDSSCPPPGASATARQLSDADKLRKVICELVETERTYVKDLNCLIGRYLTPLQKETFLTQDELDVLFGNLPEMVEFQVEFLKTLEDGTRLVPDLEKLERVDQFKKILFSLGGSFLYYADRFKIYSAFCASHTKVPKVLVKAKTDPDFKAFLDERNPKQQHSSTLESYLIKPIQRVLKYPLLLRELYSLTDPDSEEHYHLDVAVKAMNKVASHINEMQKIHEEFGAVFDQLIAEQTGDRKEVADLSMGDLLLHTSVTWINPPASLGKWKKEPQLATFVFKTAVVFVCKDGSKQKKKIGGSHRVSVSSEDKDPFRFRHMISTDTLQVRALTTTDGESNAVCEIVHIKSESEGRPERVFHLCCSSPESKKDFLKTVHSILRDKQRRQLLKTESLPPNQQYVPFGGKRLCALKGARPAMNRAVSAPTRTLGRRKLVRNRFTIDTDIVFDSEPGSGDPDPDTPSPDSHEPLQQPSPGMGGVLAGGDTDRWVEEQFDLEQYEDPDDVKETDILSDDDDDVVGFCREGRGPAREGRLEGPMAALDLEDDTSGEKPREEEGKRRSEAMAAEGGDNDDDGGTIPHRAPGSLRLSHLGKQCAMSVASVDEQPPASQDEVVWVRREDQATTPDSDSQKHTQS, encoded by the exons ATGTTTGAGGACGCAGTGCAGGAGGCCGCG AAGGATGACGAGGCTCCCGTGAAGAGCCTTCCCCGGCACAACACGGAGCATGACATCTGGGCTTCGGACCACCTCACGCCCTCCTGGGTCTGCCTGCCAAATGACCAGCCGGTGTTAGCCATCATCCAGCCGGGCGAATCCGCACTGGATGCCCTCGAGTCCATCTGCAAG GCCCACCAGCTGGATGCCACCAAGCATTATCTGCGTCTGAAGTTTTTAATCGAGAACCAAGTGCAGTTCTACATCCCCAAGCCCGAGGAGGACGTGTACGACCTG CTCTACAAAGAGATTGAGCTTTGCTCTAAAATCAAGAAGGTTGTGCAGTTTGACCGTGACGAGTCCTGCATGATTGGCTATG gtttCTCGATCTCTGTGGTGGAGGAGGATGGCGTACAGCAGCTCTATATCACTGATGTGAGGGCGGGAGGATTAGCATTCGCCAAAG GTCTGAACGCGGGAGATGAGATCCTGCAGCTGAACGGGAAGCCCTCTAGCAGCCTGACCTTCGCCGACATGAAGGTGGCCTTCTCGCAGGCCTCACTGGCCCTGACTGTCAGCGCTCTGCCACCCGTGGAGCGCCGGCAGCTCTGCTACCTGCCGCCACGCCGCTCGGACGCCGCCGACGAGCTCTGCACCGACATCTTCTCCCAGAGCCAGG AGGAAATCCTTGACGATGGAGTCGGCCTTATTCTGGAGACCTCCGGAGACAGCCTGGATGACGACTCCGAGATCTTCAGCGAATCCGACGACTTTGGAAAG AGCACGGAGCAGGTTGCTGCCTTCTGCCGCAGTCTCCATGACATGAACCCATCCGAATGTGCCACCTCCTCCTCGCCCAGCCCGGACTCGTCGTGCCCGCCGCCCGGTGCCAGCGCCACGGCCCGCCAGCTCTCCGACGCCGACAAGCTGCGGAAGGTCATCTGCGAGCTGGTGGAGACGGAGCGCACTTACGTCAAA GATCTTAATTGTCTCATCGGGAGGTACTTAACCCCTCTGCAGAAAGAGACCTTCCTTACACAGGATGAG ctTGACGTGCTCTTCGGAAACCTGCCCGAGATGGTGGAGTTCCAAGTGGAGTTCCTCAAGACCCTGGAGGACGGTACCCGATTGGTCCCAGATCTGGAGAAGCTGGAGCGCGTGGACCAGTTTAAG AAAATCCTCTTCTCGCTGGGCGGCTCCTTCCTCTACTACGCCGACCGCTTCAAGATCTACAGCGCTTTCTGCGCCAGCCACACCAAAGTCCCGAAGGTCCTCGTAAAAG CTAAGACAGACCCAGACTTCAAGGCGTTCCTGGACGAGCGCAACCCCAAGCAGCAGCACTCGTCCACGCTGGAGTCGTACCTCATCAAGCCCATCCAGAGGGTCCTCAAGTACCCGCTGCTGCTCCGCGAGCTCTACTCTCTCACTGACCCAGACAGCGAGGAGCACTACCACCTTGacg TGGCGGTCAAAGCCATGAACAAAGTAGCCAGTCACATCAACGAGATGCAGAAGATCCACGAGGAGTTTGGGGCCGTCTTCGACCAGCTCATCGCTGAGCAGACGGGCGACAGAAAAGAG GTTGCTGACCTGTCCATGGGGGACCTGCTTCTCCACACCAGCGTGACATGGATCAACCCCCCAGCCTCCCTGGGCAAGTGGAAGAAGGAGCCTCAACTTGCCACATTCG TGTTTAAGACCGCTGTCGTGTTTGTTTGCAAGGACGGCTCCAAACAGAAGAAGAAAATA GGTGGGTCACACAGAGTCTCAGTCTCAAGTGAGGACAAGGACCCCTTCCGGTTCCGTCACATGATTTCAACAGATACCCTGCAAGTCCGTGCCCTGACTACAACAG atggagagagcaacgctgtgtgtgagattgtcCACATCAAGTCAGAATCAGAAGGGAGGCCCGAGAGAGTTTTCCATCTATGCTGCAG CTCCCCTGAGAGTAAGAAGGACTTCCTGAAGACAGTTCACTCCATCCTCAGGGACAAACAGCGCAGACAGCTCCTGAAGACGGAGAGCCTACCACCTAACCAGCAGTACGTCCCCTTTGGGGGCAAGCGCCTCTGTGCTCTGAAAGGTGCCCGTCCTGCCATGAACAGAGCAG TGTCAGCTCCCACGCGTACGCTGGGCAGGAGGAAGCTGGTTCGCAACCGGTTCACCATCGACACGGACATCGTGTTCGACAGCGAGCCTGGCAGCGGGGACCCTGACCCAGACACGCCCTCGCCGGACTCCCACGAGCCTCTGCAGCAGCCGTCGCCGGGGATGGGCGGCGTGCTGGCCGGGGGCGACACGGACCGCTGGGTGGAGGAGCAGTTCGACCTGGAGCAGTACGAGGACCCCGACGACGTCAAGGAGACCGACATCCTGAGCGACGATGATGACGATGTGGTCGGCTTCTGCCGAGAGGGGAGGGGCCCGGCCAGAGAAGGCCGTCTGGAGGGCCCAATGGCAGCCCTTGACCTCGAGGACGACACCTCGGGGGAGAAGCCAcgggaggaggaagggaagcGGAGGAGCGAGGCGATGGCAGCAGAGGGGGGGGACAACGACGACGACGGTGGCACTATACCCCACCGAGCCCCCGGCTCTCTCCGGCTCTCCCACCTGGGCAAGCAGTGTGCCATGTCTGTGGCCAGCGTGGACGAGCAGCCGCCTGCCAGCCAGGACGAGGTTGTCTGGGTGCGGCGAGAGGACCAGGCCACTACGCCGGACTCAGACAGCcagaagcacacacagagctag
- the tiam1b gene encoding rho guanine nucleotide exchange factor TIAM1 isoform X3, translating into MSVLKRSRHSKRSSESIYDMLHLSTEQVAAFCRSLHDMNPSECATSSSPSPDSSCPPPGASATARQLSDADKLRKVICELVETERTYVKDLNCLIGRYLTPLQKETFLTQDELDVLFGNLPEMVEFQVEFLKTLEDGTRLVPDLEKLERVDQFKKILFSLGGSFLYYADRFKIYSAFCASHTKVPKVLVKAKTDPDFKAFLDERNPKQQHSSTLESYLIKPIQRVLKYPLLLRELYSLTDPDSEEHYHLDVAVKAMNKVASHINEMQKIHEEFGAVFDQLIAEQTGDRKEVADLSMGDLLLHTSVTWINPPASLGKWKKEPQLATFVFKTAVVFVCKDGSKQKKKIGGSHRVSVSSEDKDPFRFRHMISTDTLQVRALTTTDGESNAVCEIVHIKSESEGRPERVFHLCCSSPESKKDFLKTVHSILRDKQRRQLLKTESLPPNQQYVPFGGKRLCALKGARPAMNRAVSAPTRTLGRRKLVRNRFTIDTDIVFDSEPGSGDPDPDTPSPDSHEPLQQPSPGMGGVLAGGDTDRWVEEQFDLEQYEDPDDVKETDILSDDDDDVVGFCREGRGPAREGRLEGPMAALDLEDDTSGEKPREEEGKRRSEAMAAEGGDNDDDGGTIPHRAPGSLRLSHLGKQCAMSVASVDEQPPASQDEVVWVRREDQATTPDSDSQKHTQS; encoded by the exons ATGTCCGTCCTGAAGAGAAGCAGGCACAGCAAGCGCTCATCTGAGTCCATCTATGACATGCTGCACTTG AGCACGGAGCAGGTTGCTGCCTTCTGCCGCAGTCTCCATGACATGAACCCATCCGAATGTGCCACCTCCTCCTCGCCCAGCCCGGACTCGTCGTGCCCGCCGCCCGGTGCCAGCGCCACGGCCCGCCAGCTCTCCGACGCCGACAAGCTGCGGAAGGTCATCTGCGAGCTGGTGGAGACGGAGCGCACTTACGTCAAA GATCTTAATTGTCTCATCGGGAGGTACTTAACCCCTCTGCAGAAAGAGACCTTCCTTACACAGGATGAG ctTGACGTGCTCTTCGGAAACCTGCCCGAGATGGTGGAGTTCCAAGTGGAGTTCCTCAAGACCCTGGAGGACGGTACCCGATTGGTCCCAGATCTGGAGAAGCTGGAGCGCGTGGACCAGTTTAAG AAAATCCTCTTCTCGCTGGGCGGCTCCTTCCTCTACTACGCCGACCGCTTCAAGATCTACAGCGCTTTCTGCGCCAGCCACACCAAAGTCCCGAAGGTCCTCGTAAAAG CTAAGACAGACCCAGACTTCAAGGCGTTCCTGGACGAGCGCAACCCCAAGCAGCAGCACTCGTCCACGCTGGAGTCGTACCTCATCAAGCCCATCCAGAGGGTCCTCAAGTACCCGCTGCTGCTCCGCGAGCTCTACTCTCTCACTGACCCAGACAGCGAGGAGCACTACCACCTTGacg TGGCGGTCAAAGCCATGAACAAAGTAGCCAGTCACATCAACGAGATGCAGAAGATCCACGAGGAGTTTGGGGCCGTCTTCGACCAGCTCATCGCTGAGCAGACGGGCGACAGAAAAGAG GTTGCTGACCTGTCCATGGGGGACCTGCTTCTCCACACCAGCGTGACATGGATCAACCCCCCAGCCTCCCTGGGCAAGTGGAAGAAGGAGCCTCAACTTGCCACATTCG TGTTTAAGACCGCTGTCGTGTTTGTTTGCAAGGACGGCTCCAAACAGAAGAAGAAAATA GGTGGGTCACACAGAGTCTCAGTCTCAAGTGAGGACAAGGACCCCTTCCGGTTCCGTCACATGATTTCAACAGATACCCTGCAAGTCCGTGCCCTGACTACAACAG atggagagagcaacgctgtgtgtgagattgtcCACATCAAGTCAGAATCAGAAGGGAGGCCCGAGAGAGTTTTCCATCTATGCTGCAG CTCCCCTGAGAGTAAGAAGGACTTCCTGAAGACAGTTCACTCCATCCTCAGGGACAAACAGCGCAGACAGCTCCTGAAGACGGAGAGCCTACCACCTAACCAGCAGTACGTCCCCTTTGGGGGCAAGCGCCTCTGTGCTCTGAAAGGTGCCCGTCCTGCCATGAACAGAGCAG TGTCAGCTCCCACGCGTACGCTGGGCAGGAGGAAGCTGGTTCGCAACCGGTTCACCATCGACACGGACATCGTGTTCGACAGCGAGCCTGGCAGCGGGGACCCTGACCCAGACACGCCCTCGCCGGACTCCCACGAGCCTCTGCAGCAGCCGTCGCCGGGGATGGGCGGCGTGCTGGCCGGGGGCGACACGGACCGCTGGGTGGAGGAGCAGTTCGACCTGGAGCAGTACGAGGACCCCGACGACGTCAAGGAGACCGACATCCTGAGCGACGATGATGACGATGTGGTCGGCTTCTGCCGAGAGGGGAGGGGCCCGGCCAGAGAAGGCCGTCTGGAGGGCCCAATGGCAGCCCTTGACCTCGAGGACGACACCTCGGGGGAGAAGCCAcgggaggaggaagggaagcGGAGGAGCGAGGCGATGGCAGCAGAGGGGGGGGACAACGACGACGACGGTGGCACTATACCCCACCGAGCCCCCGGCTCTCTCCGGCTCTCCCACCTGGGCAAGCAGTGTGCCATGTCTGTGGCCAGCGTGGACGAGCAGCCGCCTGCCAGCCAGGACGAGGTTGTCTGGGTGCGGCGAGAGGACCAGGCCACTACGCCGGACTCAGACAGCcagaagcacacacagagctag